The following proteins come from a genomic window of Miscanthus floridulus cultivar M001 chromosome 2, ASM1932011v1, whole genome shotgun sequence:
- the LOC136538689 gene encoding QWRF motif-containing protein 7-like, translating into MSSSKRWTSISGTELPGRSSLLPASALSPVRQSARRSVSRSEPATTTSPVAVSIARSLWPSSSSTGNKSGKSKAPPAPSPLSPAPPPPPSSPSVATLADHLVRDDAPRALSGQRSCIELPRFADADAEARKIGKPSGTKGVAGHAFGRSMRFLPSTRPAGVTLTPGRVAPSDLRRLANAASLDAAADVASSGSECSDASRGSATTTPRTTASKPHSPLLPRTGSVRLLGSSNTQWALSPGRRSGSPPLKATTMLPTVPESKGKKSLISLGWGHIFHRRKHAAEDASIAAVTATLLSSPVPSRSSGGGGEAGHHMRMAHCRLLQWRFANAKADAVRERKMASAELDLMGTWARVSEMRGKVARKLVQLEKEKQKIKLNTVLSFQMKDLESWGQLQTGHDSALASTVNCTRAAVCRLPLTNGAKVSLAPLATILHQALELTLTAKAMTRSFNPMAQETALLISKLVRVAREEQAMLQECVELLRLVSALQVEEQSLRSHLVQLASLSAVIVK; encoded by the exons ATGTCGTCGTCGAAGCGGTGGACGTCCATCTCCGGCACGGAGCTGCCGGGCCGGTCGTCGCTCCTCCCCGCCTCCGCGCTCTCGCCAGTCCGCCAGAGTGCCCGGCGCTCAGTCTCCCGATCGGAACCCGCCACGACAACATCCCCCGTCGCCGTCTCGATCGCTCGCTCGCTCtggccttcctcctcctccaccggcaACAAGAGTGGCAAGAGCAAGGCCCCGCCTGCGCCGTCTCCCTTGTcccccgcgccaccgccgccgccgtcgtcgccgtccGTGGCCACGCTCGCGGACCACCTCGTCAGAGATGACGCGCCACGGGCTCTCTCCGGGCAGCGCAGCTGCATCGAGCTGCCGCGCTTCGCCGACGCGGACGCGGAGGCCAGGAAGATCGGGAAGCCGTCGGGGACGAAGGGCGTCGCCGGCCACGCGTTCGGTCGCTCCATGCGCTTCCTCCCGTCCACAAGGCCCGCGGGCGTGACGCTCACGCCGGGCCGCGTCGCGCCGTCGGACCTCCGCAGGCTTGCCAACGCCGCGTCCCTCGACGCCGCCGCCGACGTCGCCAGCTCCGGCTCGGAGTGCAGCGACGCCTCCAGGggctccgccaccaccacgccgagGACGACGGCCTCCAAGCCGCACTCTCCGTTGCTCCCGCGCACGGGCTCCGTCCGCCTGCTCGGGTCGAGCAATACGCAGTGGGCGCTCTCGCCAGGGCGGCGCAGCGGCTCGCCGCCGCTCAAGGCGACGACGATGCTGCCCACGGTGCCGGagagcaaaggcaagaagagCCTGATCAGCCTCGGGTGGGGCCACATCTTCCACCGGCGGAAGCACGCGGCCGAGGACGCGTCCATCGCCGCTGTCACGGCCACCTTGCTGTCCTCGCCGGTGCCGTCGCGCAGCAGCGGAGGCGGCGGGGAGGCCGGCCACCACATGAGGATGGCGCATTGCCGGCTCCTGCAGTGGCGCTTCGCCAACGCTAAGGCGGACGCCGTCCGCGAGAGGAAGATGGCCAGCGCCGAGCTGGACTTGATGGGTACATGGGCAAGGGTGTCGGAGATGAGAGGGAAGGTGGCCAGGAAGCTAGTGCAGCTTGAGAAGGAGAAGCAGAAGATTAAACTAAACACCGTGCTGTCTTTCCAG ATGAAAGATTTGGAGAGCTGGGGGCAGCTGCAAACCGGACATgactccgccctggcctcaacaGTGAACTGCACCCGGGCAGCCGTTTGCAGGCTTCCTCTCACCAATGGTGCCAAG GTATCCCTAGCGCCATTGGCCACCATTCTGCACCAAGCTCTCGAGCTCACGTTGACAGCCAAGGCAATGACGAGATCATTCAATCCGATG GCTCAGGAAACAGCGTTACTGATCTCGAAGCTGGTGCGTGTGGCAAGAGAAGAGCAGGCTATGTTGCAGGAGTGTGTCGAGCTGCTTAGGCTGGTCTCTGCACTGCAG GTGGAGGAACAGAGCTTGCGCAGCCATCTAGTCCAGTTGGCATCGCTTAGTGCTGTGATCGTGAAATAG